The window AAGCGGTTGTTGGGAGACGGGTCGGACTATGGAGTGAGCTTCTCCTATGCCGAGCAGCCCAGTCCCGACGGACTGGCCCAGGCCTTTATCATCGGCGAGGAGTTTATCGGCAACGATTGTGCCTGTCTGGTGCTGGGCGACAACATCTTCTACGGCCAGGGCTTCCCGGGTCTGCTGAGACAGGCAGTCAAGGATGCGGAAGAGAACAACAGCGCCACCGTCTTCGGCTACTGGGTGAACGACCCGCAACGGTATGGCGTGGCGGAGTTCGACCGGGAAGGCAACGTACTGAGCATCGAAGAGAAACCACAACAGCCCAAATCAAACTACGCCATCGTGGGGCTCTACTTCTACCCCAACAAGGTGGTGGAGGTGGCCAAGAGTATCCGTCCCTCTGCCCGGGGCGAATTGGAGATCACCACAGTAAACCAGCATTTCCTGGAGGAGCGGCAACTGAAAGTACAGCTTTTCGGGCGCGGCTTTGCCTGGCTCGACACCGGCACTTTCGGCTCGTTGTCCGAAGCCTCCACCTTTATCGAGGTGCTGGAGAAGCGGCAGGGACTGAAGATCGCCTGTCTCGAGGAGATCGCCCTGCGCAACGGCTGGATCGACGACGAGAGGCTACGGATACTGGCCGAACCGATGAAGAAAAATGAGTATGGGCAATACCTTTTAAGACTTATCGATACAACATGGTAAAAGTCACCTCTACATCTA of the Petrimonas mucosa genome contains:
- the rfbA gene encoding glucose-1-phosphate thymidylyltransferase RfbA, with amino-acid sequence MKGIVLAGGSGTRLYPITKGISKQLIPVYDKPMVYYPISALMLAGIREILIISTPHDLPGFKRLLGDGSDYGVSFSYAEQPSPDGLAQAFIIGEEFIGNDCACLVLGDNIFYGQGFPGLLRQAVKDAEENNSATVFGYWVNDPQRYGVAEFDREGNVLSIEEKPQQPKSNYAIVGLYFYPNKVVEVAKSIRPSARGELEITTVNQHFLEERQLKVQLFGRGFAWLDTGTFGSLSEASTFIEVLEKRQGLKIACLEEIALRNGWIDDERLRILAEPMKKNEYGQYLLRLIDTTW